The Balnearium lithotrophicum genome contains a region encoding:
- a CDS encoding zinc ribbon domain-containing protein: MLNEKLLEFQNKEIELLRLKTKKEELLERKRELEYETGELQKQIDAAKSKLEDKKKELKDLKNFISYKKERIKELEKQKESVKNREEFKRILRQIAKNEDEIIKTSQQITKIDAEIEALKDAYQKVKQDVFPKINEILEELNEIESESKRLEEKIEKVSGEIEKMRREIPEGDLEFFEKLKGKYSGLVFSDISTGICEGCGIAYSPAEFRELLRSLEPGKTKCPYCGRFIYAKNR, translated from the coding sequence ATGTTGAATGAAAAGTTGTTGGAGTTTCAGAATAAGGAAATTGAGCTTTTGAGATTAAAGACGAAAAAGGAGGAGCTCTTAGAAAGGAAGAGAGAACTCGAGTATGAGACAGGAGAACTTCAAAAACAGATAGACGCGGCTAAGAGTAAACTTGAAGATAAGAAAAAGGAGCTGAAGGATTTAAAAAACTTCATCTCCTACAAGAAGGAGAGAATTAAAGAACTGGAAAAACAGAAGGAGAGTGTAAAGAATAGGGAAGAATTCAAAAGGATTCTTAGACAGATAGCCAAAAATGAGGATGAGATAATCAAGACATCTCAACAAATAACAAAGATAGATGCAGAGATTGAGGCTTTGAAGGATGCATATCAAAAGGTTAAACAGGACGTGTTTCCCAAGATTAATGAAATTTTAGAGGAGTTGAATGAGATTGAGAGTGAATCCAAGAGATTGGAGGAGAAAATAGAGAAGGTTAGTGGAGAGATTGAAAAAATGAGGAGGGAGATACCGGAGGGTGACTTGGAGTTCTTTGAAAAGTTGAAGGGAAAATACAGTGGACTCGTTTTTTCCGATATATCAACTGGTATCTGTGAAGGTTGCGGAATAGCCTATTCTCCGGCTGAGTTTAGGGAGCTCCTAAGAAGTTTAGAGCCGGGGAAGACAAAGTGTCCTTACTGTGGAAGATTTATATACGCAAAAAACAGATAA
- a CDS encoding YlbF family regulator produces MSAEVIKKASELAQAIAESEELANFRAAEAKLRLDPEAMQLLNEVQRLQQMAQMSQTPEAMQQLEEAFNKFAENPIGKEYLEANQKFSQMLETVNALLQEAIEGPKQHGHGCSGCSGCSF; encoded by the coding sequence ATGTCAGCAGAGGTAATTAAGAAAGCCTCAGAGCTTGCTCAGGCCATTGCAGAGAGTGAGGAGCTTGCAAACTTTAGGGCAGCAGAGGCCAAGTTAAGATTAGACCCTGAGGCTATGCAGCTTTTAAACGAGGTTCAGAGGCTTCAGCAGATGGCCCAAATGTCTCAAACTCCCGAAGCTATGCAGCAGTTGGAGGAGGCCTTTAACAAATTTGCCGAAAATCCAATTGGAAAGGAGTACTTAGAGGCCAACCAAAAGTTTTCACAGATGCTTGAAACTGTTAATGCTCTCCTTCAGGAAGCCATTGAAGGTCCTAAACAGCACGGTCACGGCTGTTCAGGTTGCTCCGGCTGTAGCTTCTAA
- a CDS encoding GGDEF domain-containing protein, translated as MADLFIRLDKNTLLANILFLTVENLISVFCSYLKERTFIRDILLSVFTSQSNNELKILSYIDGLTGIPNRRFFEEQFEREWKRAMRTKRPISLLMIDIDFFKNFNDTLGHLEGDWVLREVARIISENLRKDMDIVARYGGEEFVVVLPETDAKEAKEVAERIRKAIESRCIEHPSSKVSKCVTVSIGIATITPEENQSKEILIKRADEALYEAKRKGRNRVEVFAKSES; from the coding sequence ATGGCTGATTTATTTATCAGGTTGGATAAAAATACCCTTCTGGCCAATATACTTTTCCTAACCGTTGAAAATCTAATTTCAGTATTTTGTTCCTATCTTAAAGAAAGGACATTTATAAGGGATATTCTTCTTTCGGTTTTTACGTCCCAATCAAACAATGAGCTGAAAATACTCTCATACATTGATGGTCTAACAGGAATACCAAACAGGAGGTTCTTTGAGGAGCAGTTTGAACGTGAGTGGAAGAGGGCAATGAGAACAAAGCGTCCTATTTCACTTCTTATGATTGATATAGACTTTTTTAAGAACTTTAACGATACGTTGGGGCACTTGGAAGGGGATTGGGTTCTAAGGGAAGTTGCCAGAATAATTTCTGAAAATTTGAGAAAGGACATGGATATTGTGGCAAGGTACGGCGGGGAGGAGTTTGTTGTGGTTCTCCCTGAAACTGATGCCAAAGAGGCTAAGGAGGTAGCTGAAAGGATAAGAAAGGCTATTGAAAGCAGGTGTATAGAGCATCCTTCTTCCAAGGTTTCCAAGTGTGTAACGGTTAGCATAGGAATAGCAACTATTACTCCAGAGGAAAATCAATCTAAGGAGATTCTTATAAAAAGGGCGGACGAGGCCCTTTACGAAGCAAAGAGAAAAGGAAGAAATAGAGTGGAAGTCTTTGCAAAAAGTGAAAGTTAA
- a CDS encoding phosphoribosyltransferase, with translation MVFSDRREAGELLAREIYGKFGNTLIDPVVVAIPRGGVVVAEPIAEVLGAPIELVFPRKIGAPFNEEFAVGAVTEDGRVLLNPYAETFGVTKEYLKRKVQEELLEIERRKKKYLGDLPRIPIEGRDVILVDDGIATGLTVKAAILSLRRQNPNRIILAVPVMPAEKVPEFREMVDELVVLHAPEFFQAVGQFYRDFSQTTDEEVIEIIRRNREKFNI, from the coding sequence ATGGTATTTTCAGACAGGAGAGAGGCAGGAGAGCTCCTTGCAAGGGAGATATACGGGAAGTTTGGAAACACACTTATTGACCCTGTTGTCGTTGCAATACCAAGGGGTGGCGTTGTTGTTGCAGAACCAATAGCTGAAGTTTTGGGAGCTCCAATTGAACTTGTTTTTCCAAGAAAGATTGGAGCTCCATTCAACGAGGAATTTGCCGTTGGAGCTGTAACTGAGGACGGCCGCGTTCTTTTAAACCCTTACGCTGAAACATTTGGAGTTACTAAGGAGTACCTTAAGAGGAAAGTTCAGGAGGAGCTCTTAGAAATTGAGAGGAGAAAGAAGAAGTACTTGGGAGACCTTCCGAGGATTCCCATTGAGGGGAGGGACGTTATACTTGTAGATGATGGAATAGCAACCGGACTAACGGTAAAGGCAGCCATTCTTTCACTTCGTCGTCAAAATCCAAACAGAATTATTCTTGCAGTTCCAGTAATGCCTGCTGAAAAAGTCCCCGAGTTTCGTGAGATGGTTGATGAATTGGTGGTCCTTCACGCTCCTGAATTCTTTCAGGCTGTCGGTCAATTTTACAGGGATTTTTCACAGACAACCGATGAAGAGGTTATTGAAATCATAAGGAGAAACAGAGAAAAGTTTAACATTTAA
- the nfo gene encoding deoxyribonuclease IV has protein sequence MKFVGAHVSTSGGIFNAPLNAKSINARAFALFTKNQRQWKAKPLKDEDILKFKENLKKVKIKPEHVLPHDSYLINLGNPYPEKRRKSIEAFIEEIERCHQLGLKYLNFHPGSHLGKLTEDDCLKVVADSINEAVSRTKDVVLVIENTAGQGSNVGYRFEHLARIIELVEDKSRIGVCLDTCHMFAAGYDIRTKKAYEKTMEEFRSIVGFEYLKGMHLNDAKSTLGSRVDRHHSIGKGNIGIDAFRFIMNDDRLNDIPLILETIDPSIWKEEIELLYSLVET, from the coding sequence TTGAAGTTCGTCGGTGCCCATGTCAGCACTTCAGGAGGAATTTTCAACGCTCCCCTCAATGCTAAAAGTATTAATGCAAGAGCCTTTGCCCTCTTTACAAAAAACCAAAGGCAGTGGAAGGCAAAGCCTCTGAAGGATGAGGATATTTTAAAATTTAAGGAGAATTTAAAGAAAGTCAAAATAAAGCCAGAACACGTTCTACCTCACGACAGCTACTTAATAAATTTGGGGAATCCCTATCCAGAAAAGAGAAGAAAGTCCATTGAAGCCTTTATTGAGGAGATAGAAAGGTGCCATCAATTGGGACTAAAGTATCTGAACTTCCACCCAGGAAGCCACCTTGGGAAGCTCACAGAGGATGACTGCTTAAAGGTCGTTGCAGATTCGATAAACGAGGCTGTTTCAAGAACGAAGGACGTTGTCTTAGTAATTGAAAACACGGCAGGTCAAGGTTCAAACGTCGGTTACAGATTTGAACACCTTGCAAGGATAATCGAGTTAGTTGAGGATAAGTCGAGAATAGGAGTGTGTCTTGATACGTGCCACATGTTTGCAGCGGGGTACGACATAAGAACAAAAAAAGCCTACGAAAAAACTATGGAGGAGTTTAGAAGTATCGTTGGGTTTGAGTACTTAAAGGGAATGCACCTGAACGATGCTAAATCAACTTTGGGAAGCAGAGTTGATAGACACCACTCAATCGGGAAGGGAAACATTGGAATTGATGCCTTTAGGTTCATAATGAACGACGATAGGCTCAACGACATTCCGCTAATCCTTGAAACGATAGACCCATCAATTTGGAAGGAGGAGATAGAACTCCTATATTCGTTAGTAGAAACGTAA
- the cutA gene encoding divalent-cation tolerance protein CutA encodes MAEYIQVITTVPTKEDAERISRQLLEKRLAACIQKFKVESSYLWKGKIERGMEYILFIKTKRSLYSKLEKEILSIHPYEVPEIIALPIVKGYSAYLNWINMELQ; translated from the coding sequence ATGGCAGAATATATTCAGGTCATAACTACAGTGCCAACAAAGGAAGATGCTGAAAGAATTTCAAGACAGTTGCTTGAGAAAAGATTGGCAGCCTGCATCCAAAAGTTTAAGGTTGAGAGCTCCTACCTATGGAAGGGAAAAATTGAAAGAGGGATGGAATATATTCTCTTCATAAAGACTAAAAGAAGCCTTTACTCAAAGCTTGAAAAGGAGATTCTTTCAATTCACCCTTACGAAGTTCCTGAAATAATTGCACTACCTATAGTTAAAGGTTATTCTGCTTATCTTAACTGGATTAACATGGAGCTCCAATAG
- a CDS encoding sulfite exporter TauE/SafE family protein → MEIYLILFLVGIISGFAAGLFGIGGGVILVPIFNYFFSMKGIPEEIGFKLSVATSLSVITVSTLFTSGLHIFKGKVEFGRVLRILPYIFSGILLGVLFSHLVSGSFLKRFFGVFLLLLSFKILTEKKGVLRFNLKESVLFPFTSLLSAFLSALLGIGGGVVVNTLMFSFSEMEVRTVVAFASVLSFINAFLGTLLYLLVPAERVLSYQVGYIYLPAALFVSIGGLIGSRLGVRILHTVEQKLLKRLFGVLLFLIGLRMLMK, encoded by the coding sequence GTGGAAATTTACTTAATCCTCTTTCTGGTTGGAATCATCTCAGGGTTTGCTGCAGGTCTTTTTGGGATTGGAGGGGGAGTAATTCTAGTTCCCATTTTCAACTATTTTTTTTCAATGAAGGGTATTCCTGAGGAGATAGGCTTTAAACTCTCCGTTGCTACAAGTCTATCTGTAATAACGGTTTCAACCCTGTTTACATCAGGGCTTCACATCTTTAAAGGAAAGGTTGAATTTGGAAGAGTTCTAAGGATTCTCCCCTACATCTTCTCAGGTATTCTCCTTGGAGTTCTTTTTTCCCACCTCGTTTCGGGAAGCTTTCTAAAAAGGTTCTTCGGAGTTTTTTTACTTCTTCTTTCGTTCAAGATACTTACTGAAAAGAAAGGAGTCTTAAGGTTTAACTTAAAGGAGTCTGTACTTTTTCCGTTTACTTCACTTCTTTCTGCATTTTTAAGTGCTCTCCTTGGAATAGGTGGAGGAGTTGTAGTAAATACACTAATGTTTAGTTTTTCTGAGATGGAAGTTAGAACTGTTGTAGCCTTTGCCTCTGTTCTCTCATTTATAAATGCCTTTTTGGGAACTCTTCTCTACCTTTTAGTGCCTGCAGAGAGGGTTTTAAGTTACCAGGTTGGGTACATATACCTTCCTGCTGCGCTGTTTGTCTCCATAGGAGGGCTTATAGGTAGCAGACTTGGAGTTAGAATTCTCCACACAGTTGAACAGAAACTATTGAAGAGGCTTTTTGGAGTTCTGCTCTTTTTGATTGGCCTAAGAATGTTGATGAAATAA
- a CDS encoding cytochrome c3 family protein: MRRLLLIAGGISLLYGCGGGGGIAKPDIHYRDFGVNVAVPSSPYLTEENHRDGWGQRDCLGCHQNFKHTMATPKFSADKYQKLIDRAVENVGVRNSIEVCSACHGLNGVSGERRQCLVCHDQMDKLHFYSNTSNRKHFHDFNGNGKIDDGDCVVCHWQPDMDGIVEMDTDFGKLGGTVVRNTQELCLKCHSNTWSSIKDEPLADTNGDGTPDKKVSENLNPPDVGLKWSGDYHGDNSFSSEKPFKQVDLDGELLFHTEHSPLECVQCHNPHGSNNDGLIVEKVGETLSVVKPVKQVDNTQEVKYTIVDPQTTAYFENMKYYGSVEAKDRTYNLENSTDLNDYVNLPVKNDDSSVENNRSTSPSLCASCHDGSSDYSPVNGLGLPIDIQNHNSGHKCTECHAHGGTF, encoded by the coding sequence GTGAGAAGGCTTCTTCTTATCGCCGGGGGAATTTCCCTCCTCTACGGATGTGGGGGAGGTGGAGGGATAGCAAAACCCGATATTCACTACAGGGATTTTGGCGTAAACGTTGCAGTTCCAAGCAGCCCCTATCTAACGGAGGAAAACCACAGGGACGGCTGGGGACAGAGGGACTGTTTAGGATGCCACCAAAACTTCAAGCATACAATGGCAACTCCAAAGTTTTCCGCTGACAAATACCAGAAATTGATAGATAGGGCGGTAGAAAACGTTGGAGTTAGAAACTCCATAGAGGTCTGTTCTGCCTGTCACGGTCTTAACGGAGTTAGTGGTGAGAGGAGACAGTGCCTTGTGTGTCATGACCAGATGGACAAACTTCACTTTTACTCCAACACCTCCAATAGGAAACACTTCCACGACTTTAACGGAAACGGAAAAATCGATGACGGTGACTGTGTAGTTTGCCACTGGCAGCCGGATATGGACGGAATTGTTGAGATGGATACGGACTTTGGAAAGTTGGGAGGAACTGTAGTAAGGAACACTCAGGAACTCTGTCTTAAGTGCCACTCCAACACCTGGAGCTCCATTAAGGATGAACCCCTTGCAGATACAAACGGTGATGGTACTCCCGATAAAAAAGTTTCAGAGAATCTAAACCCTCCAGACGTAGGTCTGAAGTGGTCTGGGGACTACCACGGAGACAACAGCTTTTCGTCGGAAAAACCGTTTAAACAGGTTGACTTGGACGGGGAGCTCCTCTTCCACACTGAACACTCCCCGCTTGAGTGTGTCCAGTGCCACAATCCCCACGGAAGTAACAATGATGGATTGATAGTTGAAAAAGTTGGAGAGACCCTCTCAGTTGTTAAACCAGTTAAGCAGGTTGATAATACTCAGGAAGTCAAGTACACGATTGTTGACCCCCAAACGACGGCCTACTTTGAAAACATGAAGTACTACGGAAGTGTAGAGGCCAAGGATAGAACGTACAACTTGGAAAACTCGACAGATTTGAACGATTATGTGAATCTACCTGTAAAAAACGACGATTCCTCAGTTGAAAACAACAGGAGTACGTCTCCATCACTCTGTGCGTCCTGTCACGATGGAAGCAGCGACTACTCTCCAGTTAACGGTCTTGGACTTCCAATTGACATACAGAACCACAATTCAGGCCACAAGTGTACTGAGTGTCATGCCCACGGGGGAACGTTCTAA
- a CDS encoding ubiquinone/menaquinone biosynthesis methyltransferase, whose amino-acid sequence MKKPVGVEIFDRIAHKYDSISRFLSMGLIPRWQRELVKGIEKTGKVLDLACGTGDVGALLLGKADSIVGLDYSLSMLEVAKRKYPEISFVRGDALKTPFKDSSFDLVLVSLALRHFENPEGGLSEIRRILKEGGEVRILEVSVPKNPLLKGLFIQFLKRVMLPLGKLRSKSDVTKHLYETIVNFPHYEELLEVAKRTGFKNGSYRPLFFGMVTIYTFQS is encoded by the coding sequence TTGAAAAAGCCTGTAGGCGTTGAAATTTTTGACAGAATAGCCCACAAGTACGACTCTATTTCAAGGTTCCTTTCAATGGGGCTCATTCCAAGATGGCAGAGAGAACTAGTAAAGGGAATAGAGAAGACAGGTAAGGTTTTAGACCTTGCCTGTGGTACGGGTGATGTGGGAGCTCTCCTTCTTGGAAAGGCCGACTCCATAGTTGGACTTGACTACTCCCTCTCCATGTTGGAGGTAGCCAAAAGGAAGTATCCAGAAATTTCCTTCGTAAGGGGAGATGCCCTTAAAACCCCGTTCAAGGACAGTTCCTTTGATTTGGTTCTCGTTTCACTTGCTCTAAGGCACTTTGAAAACCCTGAAGGGGGTCTGAGTGAGATTAGGAGGATTTTAAAGGAGGGTGGAGAGGTAAGAATTTTGGAGGTTTCAGTTCCTAAAAACCCCCTGTTAAAGGGACTTTTCATTCAGTTTCTAAAAAGGGTTATGCTTCCGCTTGGAAAGCTCCGCTCAAAATCTGACGTTACTAAACACCTATACGAAACGATAGTTAACTTTCCTCACTACGAGGAGCTTTTAGAAGTTGCGAAAAGAACAGGGTTTAAAAACGGAAGCTACAGACCTCTCTTTTTTGGAATGGTAACGATTTACACTTTTCAGAGCTGA
- a CDS encoding hydantoinase/oxoprolinase family protein: MLTVGVDTGGTFTDFVYRTEDGWKVLKIPSTPENPARAVLEGLKVIGGKGRRVIHGTTVATNTLLERKGARTAFVTNRGFEDLLRIGRQNRRELYSFKVEKTKHLVDRELSFGLNCRLNSKGKHVEVLKEEELEELIKRLKEKEVESVAVCFLFSFLNPVDERRVKERLEEEGFYVSISSEIVPEFREYERASTTVVNAYVMPRMDRYISYLEENLEAGDTLRIMQSNGGTISPETAKREAVRTVLSGPAGGVVGAWKIGERAGFKKLITLDMGGTSTDVSLIDGEPKVSFESKISDIPIKVPVVEVHTVGAGGGSIAYIDRGGALQVGPESAGAFPGPICYGRGGERITVTDANLFLGRLEPDFFLGGGMKLYPEKLKEPFEEMARNLGVTPLEVAEGIVDIANSKMAKALRVISVERGYDPEEFTLLSFGGAGGLHSAYLARELGIPRVLIPQNPGILSALGMVMSDVIKDFSKTVMMREEEATEERIEEIFSEIEKVGLKEMEKEGVEGEVLLERFVDVRYRGQSFEITVPYSKRFMEEFEELHRRIYGYTHSRDKEVVTLRVRLTGVTEKPETEEFEEVPMELPSEAVLKEKEVFFEGTYQKTPVIDREKLNPGNEFSGPALIVEYSSTTLVPPWAKVKVDRFKNLILEVKDG, from the coding sequence ATGTTAACTGTTGGAGTTGATACAGGCGGAACGTTTACAGACTTTGTCTATAGGACTGAGGATGGGTGGAAGGTATTAAAGATTCCATCAACTCCGGAAAATCCAGCCAGAGCTGTTCTTGAGGGTTTAAAGGTTATAGGGGGAAAGGGGAGGAGAGTTATCCATGGAACAACCGTTGCTACAAATACCTTACTTGAGAGAAAGGGGGCAAGAACCGCATTTGTTACAAACAGGGGATTTGAGGACTTGCTCCGAATTGGAAGACAGAACAGAAGGGAGCTCTACTCCTTTAAGGTTGAAAAGACTAAACACTTGGTAGACAGAGAACTTTCCTTTGGATTAAACTGCAGGCTTAACTCAAAGGGAAAACACGTCGAAGTTTTGAAGGAAGAGGAGTTGGAAGAGCTCATTAAAAGACTAAAGGAGAAAGAAGTAGAGTCTGTTGCCGTGTGTTTCCTATTTTCATTCTTAAATCCTGTGGATGAAAGGAGAGTTAAAGAAAGGTTGGAGGAGGAGGGGTTCTACGTTTCAATCTCCTCGGAGATAGTTCCTGAGTTTAGGGAGTACGAAAGGGCATCAACGACAGTTGTCAATGCCTACGTTATGCCAAGGATGGATAGGTACATCTCCTACCTTGAGGAGAACTTAGAGGCTGGAGATACCTTGAGGATTATGCAGTCAAACGGGGGAACTATCTCTCCTGAAACGGCAAAGAGGGAGGCTGTAAGGACAGTTCTTTCCGGACCTGCAGGTGGAGTTGTTGGAGCCTGGAAGATAGGGGAAAGGGCAGGATTTAAGAAGCTCATAACGTTGGATATGGGTGGAACGTCAACGGACGTTTCGCTGATAGATGGAGAACCTAAGGTCTCCTTTGAATCTAAAATTTCCGATATTCCTATAAAGGTTCCCGTTGTGGAAGTTCACACGGTAGGAGCCGGAGGAGGTTCAATTGCCTACATAGACAGGGGGGGAGCTCTACAGGTTGGCCCTGAGAGTGCCGGAGCTTTCCCCGGCCCTATCTGTTACGGGAGAGGAGGAGAGAGAATAACCGTTACAGATGCAAACCTCTTTTTGGGGAGGTTAGAGCCTGACTTCTTCTTAGGTGGAGGGATGAAACTCTACCCTGAAAAGCTCAAGGAGCCGTTTGAGGAGATGGCAAGGAATTTAGGAGTTACCCCTCTTGAAGTTGCCGAAGGAATAGTTGACATAGCGAACTCAAAAATGGCAAAGGCTTTGAGGGTTATCTCCGTTGAAAGGGGATACGACCCGGAGGAATTTACCCTCCTCTCCTTTGGGGGAGCTGGAGGACTTCACTCTGCTTATTTGGCAAGGGAATTAGGAATTCCCAGAGTTTTAATTCCCCAAAATCCGGGAATACTCTCGGCCCTTGGAATGGTAATGTCGGACGTTATTAAGGACTTTTCCAAAACTGTAATGATGAGGGAAGAGGAGGCAACGGAGGAGAGAATTGAGGAGATTTTCTCGGAGATTGAGAAGGTTGGACTAAAGGAGATGGAAAAGGAGGGAGTAGAGGGAGAAGTTTTATTGGAGAGGTTTGTTGATGTCAGGTACAGAGGACAGTCCTTTGAAATTACAGTTCCCTACTCAAAGAGGTTCATGGAGGAGTTTGAAGAGCTCCACAGGAGAATTTACGGGTATACCCACAGTAGGGACAAGGAAGTGGTGACTCTGAGGGTTAGGTTAACGGGAGTAACCGAAAAGCCGGAAACTGAGGAGTTTGAGGAAGTTCCGATGGAGCTCCCCTCCGAAGCAGTTTTGAAGGAGAAGGAGGTCTTCTTTGAAGGAACCTATCAGAAAACTCCCGTTATAGATAGGGAGAAGTTAAATCCGGGAAACGAGTTTTCGGGTCCTGCACTCATTGTTGAGTACAGTTCTACAACCCTCGTTCCACCCTGGGCAAAAGTCAAAGTGGACAGGTTCAAGAACTTAATATTAGAGGTCAAAGATGGTTAA
- a CDS encoding hydantoinase B/oxoprolinase family protein translates to MVNPLKIELFKNALSSVAEEMGAVLQRTAFSPNIKERRDFSCALFDRHGRLIAQAAHIPVHLGSMPMSVRSVVESLELNEGDVAVINDPFKGGTHLPDITVVSPVYYRGELLFYVANRAHHSDVGGITPGSMPISTSIFQEGLVIPPFKCVEGGKVREEFIELLKSNTRTPEEREGDFRAQLMANRRGEERLKELLDKYSPEVLEAYSEALLDYSERKMRGIISEIPDGTYTYGDFLDSDGFSETPVRIRVILKIDGSSAVVDFSPSDPQVRGCLNGVRSIAVSATLYVFRCLSDEDIPTNEGILRPIEVITKRRTVVDSEFPSAVSGGNVETSQRLVDVLIGALSKAIPEKVPAASQGTMNNVTFGGKNERGEDFTYYETVGGGAGALKGADGESAVQTHMTNTLNTPVEVLEYQYPLMVTEYSIRENSGGGGIWKGGDGIVREFLFLGETEVTVLSERRKFSPYGLEGGRPGKRGVNILIDGEGRKKELPSKFTRLFKPGERLRIETPGGGGYGRKL, encoded by the coding sequence ATGGTTAATCCATTAAAAATAGAACTCTTTAAGAATGCCCTCTCATCCGTTGCTGAGGAGATGGGGGCAGTTCTCCAGAGGACTGCCTTCTCCCCAAATATCAAGGAGAGGAGGGACTTCTCCTGTGCCCTATTTGACAGGCATGGAAGGTTGATAGCTCAGGCTGCCCACATTCCCGTCCACTTGGGTTCAATGCCAATGTCTGTAAGGAGCGTTGTAGAGAGTTTAGAACTTAATGAGGGGGATGTAGCGGTAATCAACGACCCCTTTAAGGGAGGAACCCACCTTCCCGATATTACAGTTGTTTCTCCCGTTTACTACAGGGGAGAGCTCCTCTTCTACGTTGCAAACAGGGCTCACCACTCAGACGTTGGAGGAATAACCCCAGGCTCTATGCCCATTTCAACCTCTATATTCCAGGAAGGCCTTGTAATTCCACCCTTTAAGTGTGTAGAGGGAGGAAAGGTTAGGGAGGAGTTTATAGAGCTCCTAAAGTCAAACACGAGGACACCGGAGGAGAGGGAGGGAGACTTCAGAGCCCAGCTCATGGCTAACAGGAGGGGAGAGGAGAGGTTGAAGGAGCTCCTTGATAAGTACTCCCCGGAGGTTTTAGAGGCCTACTCTGAAGCCCTCCTCGACTACTCGGAGAGGAAAATGAGAGGAATAATTTCAGAAATCCCCGATGGAACCTACACCTATGGAGATTTCTTGGACAGTGATGGGTTCAGCGAAACCCCCGTTAGAATCAGAGTCATCCTTAAAATAGATGGGAGTAGTGCCGTTGTTGATTTTTCCCCCTCTGACCCTCAGGTAAGGGGGTGTTTAAACGGAGTAAGGTCAATAGCAGTTTCTGCCACCCTCTACGTCTTCAGGTGTCTTTCAGATGAGGATATTCCAACAAACGAGGGGATTTTAAGGCCCATTGAGGTAATTACGAAGAGGAGAACGGTTGTTGATTCGGAATTTCCAAGTGCAGTTTCCGGCGGAAACGTTGAAACCTCACAGAGACTTGTTGACGTTCTGATTGGAGCTCTCTCAAAGGCCATTCCTGAGAAGGTTCCTGCTGCAAGTCAGGGAACTATGAACAACGTAACATTTGGGGGTAAGAACGAAAGGGGTGAGGACTTTACCTACTACGAAACTGTAGGTGGAGGGGCTGGAGCTCTCAAAGGGGCTGACGGTGAATCTGCAGTTCAAACCCACATGACGAACACTCTAAACACCCCCGTTGAAGTCCTTGAATACCAGTACCCACTTATGGTTACAGAGTACAGTATAAGGGAAAACTCCGGCGGAGGGGGAATCTGGAAGGGAGGAGATGGAATAGTTAGGGAGTTTCTATTTTTAGGAGAAACTGAAGTTACGGTCCTTTCTGAAAGGAGGAAGTTTTCCCCCTACGGACTTGAAGGGGGAAGGCCCGGAAAGAGGGGAGTGAACATTTTGATAGACGGGGAGGGAAGGAAGAAGGAGCTCCCCTCGAAGTTTACAAGGCTCTTTAAACCGGGAGAGAGGTTGAGGATAGAAACTCCTGGAGGTGGCGGCTACGGTAGAAAACTTTGA
- the rpsB gene encoding 30S ribosomal protein S2, translating into MKELLEAGVHFGHQKERWNPKMKKFIFTERNGIHIIDLQKTLQYFEKAYDYVADLVANGGKLLFVCTKKQGQDIIKEEAERCGMFYVNKRWLGGTLTNFQTIRKSIYKLKMLKKMEEEGVFEQLPKKEAVKLRRKKEKLEKYIGGIENMNRIPDALFIVDVVREENAVREARKAGVPIVALVDTNADPDLIDYPIPANDDAIRAIRLLTSRIADAVLEGKMRREAIKLAEGEEAEELEFLPEEE; encoded by the coding sequence ATGAAGGAGCTCCTTGAAGCGGGTGTCCACTTTGGTCACCAGAAGGAGCGCTGGAACCCTAAGATGAAAAAGTTCATCTTTACAGAGCGTAACGGTATCCACATCATAGACCTTCAAAAGACCCTTCAGTACTTTGAGAAGGCCTACGATTACGTTGCAGACTTAGTTGCAAACGGAGGAAAGCTCCTCTTCGTCTGTACGAAGAAGCAGGGACAGGACATTATCAAGGAAGAGGCCGAAAGGTGTGGAATGTTCTACGTCAACAAGAGGTGGCTTGGTGGAACACTGACAAACTTCCAAACAATTAGGAAGTCAATCTACAAACTCAAAATGCTCAAGAAGATGGAAGAGGAGGGCGTTTTTGAGCAGCTTCCAAAGAAGGAGGCTGTTAAACTTCGCAGGAAGAAGGAGAAGTTAGAGAAGTACATCGGTGGAATTGAAAACATGAACCGCATACCTGACGCTCTCTTTATCGTTGATGTTGTTAGGGAGGAAAATGCCGTAAGGGAAGCAAGAAAGGCTGGAGTTCCAATAGTCGCTTTAGTTGATACAAATGCAGACCCAGACCTTATAGACTATCCAATTCCTGCAAACGATGATGCCATCAGGGCAATAAGGCTCCTTACATCAAGAATTGCAGATGCCGTTTTAGAAGGAAAGATGAGAAGGGAGGCGATTAAACTAGCTGAAGGTGAAGAGGCAGAAGAACTTGAATTCCTACCAGAGGAAGAGTAA